The genome window GCGGGCGTGCGCGAGCCGGCGGCGGCACGAGgagggcggggccgcgggcagggggcggggcggcgcgcgcGGGCGGGCGGGATTATTATGGGCTGTGGGCGCCGCCGCCGAGGGGGAGCAGCAAGATGGAGCTGTCTGCAGTGGGGGAGCGCGTCTTCGCCGCCGAGTCCATCATCAAGCGCCGCATCCGAAAGGTGAGGGGCCGCCCCTACTGGGGCtgcgggacccccccccccaccccccctaCCTCGGTCCTCGCTGCCGGGCCCCGGCCGCGCCGCTGGCCCGCCCGCCGGGCCCCCgcctcacacacacacccccccccccccttgcCTTCTCCCCCGTGTGTTGCAGGGGCGCATCGAGTACCTGGTGAAATGGAAAGGCTGGGCCATCAAGTGAGTGTATCCCGCCCGGGCTGCGGGGATGGGGGGCATGGGATCGGGCGGAGTGGGATGGAGGGGGAGGTATCTGTGTGTGCGGCTGCGGGGGGATTCGGGCGCTAACCGCTTCGCTTCGCTTGTCCCCTCCGCTGCTCTCGCCCCGGCAGGTACAGCACCTGGGAACCCGAGGAGAACATCCTGGACTCCCGCCTCATCGCCGCCTTCGAGCAGAAGTGAGTGTTCATCCCCCACCCTGGGCTGGCgggactgcagcagcaggtttgacttTGGGTGGGCGAGCGGGAAACAGCGTCCAGAcgttccttttctttttttttttttttttttccacttttttttttttttttccttttttgcctttAACTTGTATGcttctgtttttccctttgggaAAAGTTTTAACTTCTTGAAAAATTTGATTCCCTAAAGGGAACGAGAACGTGAGCTGTATGGGCCCAAGAAGAGAGGACCTAAACCTAAAACTTTTCTGCTGAAGGTAACTCTTATTTAAATAACTTAGgcctagcaaaaaaaaaaaaatctctcaaacCTTGCTGGCGTGTGCCCTTGGAAGGACTGGACTTTCAAGTGACTTGTGCCTGATGCCTGGCTCTGGGAGCGCGGGGAAAACCCGACAGGAAAGGGGGGGTGGGCAGAGGCACAGAAGCGTGTGAGGGGAGAGCGCGTGTGCGTGCGACGGGTGCCTCAGTAGGACGGTCAGCACACGCAGATGTGCATGGTGAGCCTGCAGTCTCTTTTTCCAATATCCTCTCCTTCTCGTGGCCTTCTGTTGCCGCAGTGGAGAGCTAGCCAGTCTTGTTCCTCTTCCTTCAGCAGGCTGTTCCATCCGACCCGTGCCCTGCAACTTAGCAGCAAGCTGAGCGGTCAGGCAGCAGAGGTGGGAATCCCACTGCCACTTGTGCTCCTCTGATTGCATTTAAGGATGTAGGTGCTCCATGGGAGTTCAATGAAGGGTTCATGCTTTGATCTGTAAGCTGCaggcttgttttgcttttgcagagGGTGAGGGgtggctgggaggaggaggggtgtttcACCTCTGCATAGGATGGCAGCTGAAGTTTCCAGTTGCTTTCTGATAGACTCAGCATCTCTGCAAGATGTCGTAGCATCTCTGTTTGCTTGCAGAGAAGAGCAAGGAAGGTAGTCCCTAGTGCAGCCCTACTAGCTctgtatttttgcctttttttttttttaattaagaactCTGGTAGCTGCATGACTGTTATGTGAATTCTGGAATTCGTTAGTTTACAGAAGAAATGCCGTGCTCTactcccctcttccctccccttcctctccaACTGTCAAAATCTCAGGCTTCAAATGAGCATAGAAAGAACACACCTTTGTACAGTTTAGAGAGATGAGCAAGTCTGGAGTTCCCCTGGTTTTATTCTGATAAGAAGCCCTGGAACAGCCAGTGTGGACCCTGTAGTAAGGCATCACTATCACCAAGTCATCCTGTGGCTTTGGGCAAGTCACTTAGGCTTTGTGCATGTTTCCCCATCTGTGAAACAGGTTAATGCTTCCCTTTGCCTGGCAGCAGTAGGAGCTTTACTCAAATCAGCACAGCACTTTTAACTGCATGAGCACCGGAAAGTACAGTGAGGGGTAGGGTGTCACCTCTTCTCTGCTTTGAGAGGGCATAATGAAGCACACAGAAGAAATGCAGGAACAGGCGTATTCTGATGCTCTGCGTGAAACCCAGGGGACCATGGTAATCCTTGGGAAGTCTTGCTGATGGAACTGTCCTCCCCGGTCGCCTGTTCTTCTGCTAACAGTGTTCTGTATCTGTAGCCTGAGAATTACAAACATATCTGATATGTGCTACCTCTTATGCTGTATTCAGGGAACATAGCCTAGTTGGCTTTCCTCTTTCTGGCACTCATGCACTAAATGTAACTCTTGTGTTTAAATTTCCAATAATTCAAAGGAACACTTGAAGGGAAAATCACCAGTTTGAAATAGTCTTCTGcctgcattaaaaaatactgGTATTTGTAACACCTGACACTGTTCAGAGCTGTAGAGAGGTGACTATGCTATGTGTaatcagattattttatttttgtttctgaatgtGATATGGCCATATCTATTGccatatcttaaaaaaaaaaattactcattctcactcatttaaaaaaccaaaagcaaccCCCGAACTCAAAACCCACTCAttgcttctcttttccccttaCCCTTTAAAACTCCCCTAAACTTAACGTGAATTATTCAGCAGCATCCTTTGAATCACATCCGTGACACGTTTCTGTGGCACATCTTTCTGCCAGCTTCTCAAATGGTAATGGAAACCTGTAGGTTTGCAGAGCTGGCTTGGTACTTTGTAGAAGATGACTCGTGATAGGGAGCAAGATCAGCCCTCCTGAAGGCTGGTGCCACATTGTGGgagaggctggcagggcagagcgCTACCACTGCTGCTTGGTTTCCACCTCTGGGAAACAGCTGGTGGAACTGTTAGTGCTCTGACTTGCTGTTCCTCTGTGACTTCGGATCCTACCCTAAAAATAACACCCCAGACCAGGCAGCAAGAAGTAACTCACTCTGAGCCAGCCCCATCTGAACTTGTTTGAGCTCTGTTCAGGCAAACCACAATCGACACAACTGCGGCTAGAGTTACAACAGAGACAGCGGGATGGTTTGGAACTCAGTTTTTCTGACCCCCTGAAGATGCACATTTGAcctctccagccccacagcaccGGTTCTGCTGTGAGAGGAGTGGGATTGGGTTCTGCCTCCTGCATTACTAACAgtattttcagttctttcagcTGCAGAATCTCTTGCCAGTGAGAATTTCGGAAGCAGGGGAAGAAATCTGATTCTTGTATCCCAGAGGGAGTATATGGAGTTGGCAGTTAGAACAATATTCTTTTTGATCTGTTAACTGAACAGATTAGGCCTGCATGCAATGATGTTTAAGCAGAAATCTGGCCTAGGACTGCTTTGATAGAGTAGTCTGCCCTTGACTTGGTGGCTTGCTAGGATTTTTCATGTGTATCAGTGCTTAAACCTAGGCTTCTGAGTCTCTAGAATGGCATCAAAATAAGTGCCCTGATATGCCACTCAGTCCTTTGGCTTGTGTGGGTGTTTTAGCTTGCAGTTGAGACTAGGTTTATCCTGGGATTAGTTCTCAAAAGTTGCAGGTAGGCATCCAGGGGGATTTGCAGAAAGCATTCCAGCAGGTTAGTGGCCCACGCCTTTggaaaagctttgaaaagtTGCATCTTTGACCACCTGCTGCCTTTGTAAGCCAGGCTTCTGTTTCTGAGAGCTGTCTAACACTTGCCCTTTCGATCAGACTGCAGAGGCACATCACAGTCCAGGCTTTGTAATGTCACTATCAAGATGGCCGGTGTTGAAAGCAACCCCTGCAAACTTCAACTGCAAAGTTTTGGGCAGGAAATGGGTCTTTATCCTTTGCGTGCCCAGGGCAAACTttcccacagctgggctcaGGCTTGGTAGGAGGCTGCTGGTGTGCTGCAGTCCTCTGCTGAGCGGATGGGAAACAAAGTTCTTAGTCTGAAATGGGCAGCACTGTATATAAGGCTCTTCAGGTGTCTGGCAGAAGTCATCCTTGAGGACAGGCCCTTCAGCATGGATGCTGGTGTGAGGTTAGAAAGAGACGTAGCACATGCTGTAGTgatcttcctctttttctcctgcttgatttgctctttttatttcacttttttctctaGGCACTCCTCTGTGTGGAATGCAAACCTCACCACCTCATCTAATAAAGTCTAGCAAGTGCTATTCAGAGACAGAGCCCAGTCTGCAAGCTCAGTGGGTGGCTGGCAAAGCCCCCTAGTTGGGGTGGCCATAAATACTAAGGTGACAGGAGTGAAGAAGGTTAATGGGAAGGAAGAAGTAAGGGAGAACAAGGGTAAAGGGATTCTTAGTAGGGGAGTGGGGGAAGAAGGGGCTGAGCAGCATGGTGCTCTGTCCTTTTGCCCTCTCTTGAACTCCAAAGCTGGAATTGGGTTTCTTTTGATCTCCTCCCTGTTCGTAAATTATCCTGAGTAATTTGAAAACAGACTGTTCCCCTTTTGTAGCATTTTGTTCCCAATCCAGAGGGAAACTTTAGTTTATGGCAGTGTTGCTTGGGAGAACTGTGCTATGAACTGGCTTGTTTTTGCCTTGTCACTTGGAAGACTGCAGAAGAAAGAGGGTGATAAAAAGGCAGAATGGCagccaaaaaggggaaagaagagcTCTTGCAAATGCTTTTGGGAGCAAAGACTGTGGGAATGCAGGTGGAGAataaaagacaaagcagagCCAGTAATTTATGAGAGAGTAGCGCTACTATGGTGCAGCGATACTACTGGAATTGGTgagattttgaaataattcaCTAGAAATCCATTGCTTTACAAGgtctttggtttggttttttcttccaaatcatAGAGATTTTGATACAAATCAGGTAAGAGAGGCCTTTCTAAGCACGTGTCTGTGTACGTGCTTGTGTGCCTCAGTGCGTTAAGGGAATGAATGAACAAATATGCTTGCTGGGCCTCGAGGGACACTTATTCAGAAATAGTAGGGAATGGGGGAGATACACTAGTTCCCAGGGGCAGTGAGGGAAAGCTGTACAAGATAAATAAAGGTGATACGTATCCCAGACGGgaagagggggaagggaagcaaTCCCAGCAATTGGCTTGCTCTCATGACAGAGCACTGCAGCAAGCTTCCAGAAACTGCATCCTGATGTAGGCTGAGCTGTAAGCAGAGAGTGAATTACTTCATATACATGTTGAGTACCTCTTCAGCAGTGAGCACATCCTGCTGGTGAAAGCAGCAAAACCTAGAGAGGTAGTTTCCGTGTGGAACGCTTGTGAGCCAAGGAGCAAACTGTGGTGACACAGTTGAGAGGATAcagtgggtttgtttttcaaagaccTTATCCTCATATGGCTTGTGAATGTGATCGAGGAATGGATCCAGAGCAGGAAGAAGTGCATTTCCAACAGATGAAACTGAATGTTGAGTCTTCTCCAAACCAAAGGTAGCCAGTTACTTAATCTAAAGTTGGAAACAGGGGAAGGAGTGCCTCTGTGCTGTCCTCTGCAGTGAAGGGATGAGTTCATGTAGGTGATGCCTGAATAAACCTGATCCTGTGGTAGGAATACTGAGCTTCCCAAGTGAGAAAGCTCTGGGGGCTGGTCTTAGATAAAGCATCTGATACGATTTTTCTTGAAACCTTACCTGGAAAAACAATCTCAAGGTAAGCTGAATATTTGCATAATGGTCTTTGGAACTTGCATTGAAGCTGGTCACTGGGGATAGCAGTGTAGCAGCAGGGGAGGACTGTTGGGCCATAAATTACCCTCTCTCTTAATAATCTGACTGAAGTATCAATGCTGTGTGTAGACTACCTAGACACTACTGAAGCTGGAATTTGATAAAGGCAGATAGCTGAAACATGAGTTAGAAACAGCTTCAGCCTTGGAGAAAGTGCCCCAGAAGTAACTGGAAACGCAGACTCATGGCACATAAATGAGACCTACTGGTTCTGGCACACTGGAAAAGTCCAGGCCATGTACCAGGGCTCTGCAGTAGCTGCTGGGCAAGCTCAAAACCAAGACAGGTCTCTCTGTGAAAGCAGGACAGGAGCTGATTAATGTGTACAGGAAGAGAAAGTAAAAGCAACGGGGCTGTGGAAGTGGCCAGGTAGTAACCATCCCAGCATTATCACTGTGTTTAATGCGGCTGATGGGAAGCTTTGCTCAGGAATTTTTGGGGTGTATAAGGAAACTGAGGGTGTTTGTGACTGCTTCCCCCACACTTCTGGGAAGCTGCCTTTGTCTTCTGCTGCTGGGTGGTGGAGGCAGTGCTGGTGGAAGGTGGCAATTAGATTTGACTTGGAGCAGAGTGGCACAGAGGGGGCAGAACTCCTCACTCAAAGGCGCGATTACAGGATAGGCAATTAATTTGAAAGATGTGCAATGCTGGCAACGGGAGAGGCCCTGAAGGATACCTGTGTCCATCCACTGAAGCTGTAGAAGGATTTTCAGTGATGCATCTGTCTGTAACCTTTGCCTGCCTTCCCTGTCCTGTATTTTGGAATGGGATGTTGTGTTGAATTTTGCTCTTGGCTCACCAGTGGTAAATTGGTAAGAAACCCAAAGCACAAGAGCAGCAATGCTGGAAGGGCTGGTTGTGATGTGGAGCAGGATGAAAGGAAACGAAATTGTTAATTCGGGCTGTGCTGGTATGTCAGCAAACTTTAGCTTGTCCTTGTGTCATCTGCCATCTGCTTCAGAGGGACCTGTGAAGAGATGGAGTAAGCACAGCACAAATGTGCATTTGCCTGTCAACTCCTGACCAGGTCTGCAGTGTCCCCAAGTTGTATATTGATGAGATGGGAGAGGGAGAGTTGATGTGTGCTGCAGGAAGTTTAtctggtgctggtgctgtgctcaGGCCTGTACTATGCGTGTGACAGGAACTGTGTCTTATTTTCTCAACAGTTTGGGGCATGGAGTAACGCATGAGGCTGAGCAAAGAGAAACTAGACGGACATTGGGATGCTTTCTGCTACAGCAGAAAAAGTGTTGGGGTTTGTGTGTCCTGGGAACACTTCCCTTTAGCTAGGTGGAAACAGCCCTGTTTGTTAATGTGCAGAGTGTTTGTGCCTGCCTCAGGGTTGTGCTAACTTATGTCTGTTTCTTTGTCAGTTGGCTAACACAGAGTCTAGATCCGTAGTCAGGATGAGCCTtcagtttgtgttttcttgtaCAGTCAGAGAAGGAGGCCTCATTTTTGCAGTCCTTTTACAGCCAAAATACAAGTAGTACAGAAAGCTGTGATCATCCAGTGTTAGTCAAGAGAGGAACAAAATGTCTTCACGTCTCCGTTGTCTGCTCATTCAGGATCTTCTGTGGTTCCCATGGGTATCTCTGTGGGAGAAGAGGGGCTCTGGCTAACAGCAAAGCTCTGGAGCTGTAGGGCTAGGACTTTGAGCTTTTTGTGCAGGGCCTGGCTGGGCCCCTCGCTTAGATCTGTTAGATCCCTGCCTTTacaggcactttttttttccccaggcatTTCTCTGGTAGGAGGCACAGCCTGCAGGGTGACAAAGGAGATGGAGTTGAGTGCTAAGCTCTTAGCTGGCAAGAAGCCATCCTGATCTTGGCGTGTGCAAGGGGCAACGGGATGGAAAAGttggggaggaaaagcagctgttgtGTTCTAGCGCTGCAGTTCTTTCTGTGCCCACGAGGTGGGGGAAGCTGCTCGCGGGATGGGCAGTCACAGGGTGGGggctcacctgtcccctccagGCCTGCATGACTTCTACCTGTCACCACTGCTCAGAGCGAATATGGAAGGGGGTTGGCTTGGGCAAGTACTGGGGTGCAGGTGGAAGGATGAGCTATACAAGCAACAGTGCTCTGATGAGATGTGATTTAAGAATAGACTCATGCCCATGCCCACAGGTCATACAGCACCAGCTTACCAATgaaactgttattcctgctgaCAGAAAATGTTCCTGTCCCTGGTGCATGAACCAGGGCAGTTTTTGGCACCAGAAGAGCTTAAAAATATTGTTCCCCTGGCCTGGCTCTTGAGgagggctggcacagagcagttGAACAGGTGCTATTCCTGCTCTGGTCCAGTGCTACGTTTCAAACAAGTGTGGTGCACAAAAGGACAAGTCAATCTCTTCTTTGAAGGTGCAGTTAAATTTTACTTGAATTTACTGGCCTCAACTCTGGCTTTAAACACTGGAACTTGCTCCCACAGCAGAGTAAGAATGAATGACTTGCATGTGACCCTATTAAAAAATCAGATCTCTAAATTTCTTGTGTTAACGAAGACAGCTCCATCAGACCATTCTCACCAGCTTCCATCTGTGTTCCTCAAGACCCCCTTCTACCACGCTTTTCAGAGGCATTACCCTGCCTCTTCCCTCTTAACTTGTGTTCCATTTGTAGAGAACCTGGTACAATCCCTTTGTAAGTTTGGTGCTGTCTCAGCACTGACAGCCCCAAGTGCCTAGGATGATGCTGGCTTCTTTGGCTGACAGTGGAGGGTTGTGCACTTTGACTGATGACGACCAAGGGGAGCTTTGGAGACCATTAACTCTAACCCTGAAACATGCCTGGGAAGTCGCAGTTTGTCCCTGGGGAAAGCATGTGTCAACAGAGGTACAGCCTAGGGAGACATTAGCTGCCCAAAAATGATACAGACAGTGTCCTTTGCCTGTCTGGGGGTTGTGCTGGAGCTATCAATCGTTTGTAGGTGTGTACCTGTGCTTGTCATTGATGTTGGGTATAAATGTGTCATGGTGCTGCTGGTGAGTGCTTGGCCTGAAGTGAGCAGTGCCCGATTTGAGATCTGGCTGCACCTAGGCTGCCTCTCTGaccctgtttgttttctttctccccaccACCGCAGGCTCGGGCCCAAGCGGAGGCCCTCCACATTGGGGATGTACACTTTTCTGTCAAGCCTGGTTCCAGTACCTCCTCTCCCAAACTCCACTCTAGCGCTGCGGTGCACCGGCTCAAGAAAGACATCCGGCGATGCCACCGCATGTCCCGGCGCCCCCTGCCCCGTCCAGATCCCCAGAATGGCGGGAGCGTGGGTGGCGGGGCTGGCATTCGTCCTCCTGTCTCACCCTTCTCGGAGACCGTCCGTATCATCAACCGTAAGGTGAAACCCCGTGAGCCCAAACGCAGCCGCATCATCCTCAACCTCAAAGTCATTGACAAAGGTGGGAAGCCAGCCAATGGGGCCGGGGGCCTGGCTCGGCCCAAGATCCCGTCCCGAAACCGTGTCATTGGCAAGAGCAAAAAGTTCAGCGAGAGCGTCCTCCGCACTCAGATCCGCCACATGAAGTTTGGCACCTTTTCGCTCTACAATAAGCAGTCTGCTGCACCTACCCCCTCTCCAGAGGGCAAGGGGGAGGCTGAAGGCTCCCAGGCAGCCTCCTGTGGGCTCATTATGGGCTCCGCCCCCTATGAtgcccccagctccagctcttctgGCTGTCCATCACCTGCTCCCCACTCCTCCTCCGACCCAGATGATTCCCCTCCAAAGCTGCTCCCTGAGACCCTCAGCCCAGCCATCCCCGACTGGCGTGAGTCAGAGGTCCTCGACCTCTCAATCCCACCTGAGTCAGCTGCCACCAGCAAGCGTTCTCCCTCGGGAGGGTGCAGTGGCGGGCAGACACCCTCCTTGTCCCTCTCCTCTTCTGACCCGGAGCAGGAGGCTGGCGACTGGCGTCCTGAGATGTCCCCTTGCTCTAATGTGGTGGTCACAGATGTCACCAGCAACCTCCTCACTGTAACCATCAAGGAGTTCTGCAATGCAGAGGATTTTGAGAAGGTGGCGGctggcagtggtggaggagCCAGCAAGTGAGCAACCAGGTCCCCTCACTCCAGTGGTGTGGGGGGAGCTCTACCTGAGAGAAGTCGTGGTGCGAATGGCTGTCCTTAgttctctccttctccccttGGCTGTCCCTCTACCCTCACTGccacccttcctcctcctttcctcctgccCAATTCCTCTTGCCTGGAGGCTGGAGTGTGTCAGTGGGGGTGTGGGACCACCCACTGTCCTTAGGTGTTCGTACCgccaggaggaggcagggagggttgtggtggggctggggagtGGTTGTTTGTCCTTGAATGTGGTGTTGTCCAACGGGCGGTGGAGCCTTTGGGGCTGAGGGATGAGTGAGCATGTGTCTGTGTGCCTGTGCAGGTGGTGAGGAAGGTGCTGCTCTTCCTCATTCCCTTCTATCTTTGACAAAAACTGAAGAGGAGCTCCAAACCCGTGAGGAGAGGATGTAAGAGGGTTGGAGCCCTTGCCCATGGTCCTCCAGACCTTCTCCCACAATGTGCATGCAGACTCTTCCATTCTTGTTTCCCCCTTGCCATGACTACCATCCTGCCATCCTTCCCCTCTTGGCCTGAGGCCTGGATCTGCCCTCTCCTCTACTGTCCTTGTGGCAGTTGCTGATCCAGATGCCCTCAGAGTGAGGGGGAGAAGGACAGGTGAAATGTCATGCCTGGAAGGTGCTTGAGACAAAGCTGGGGTGGTGGGGGGGTGCCCCATGCAGCCTATGCCTCATATTGGCTTCCCCTTTCCTTTGACTATTGGTGCTACCTTGGCAGTTGTATGGGTGCTTTCAGGTGCCCTGATCCCTCCTCTTCTGCATCTTCCAACCTGTTCAGCTCctcaggagaaagggaagaaaagaggagtCTGCTTCCAGCCCATATCTTCCTCCTGATGTTCATCACTTGCACTTGTTTGGGAGAGAGGGACATGAAATGCCTTTCTCTGGTCTTTCCGTGGCAGAAGCAGGAGTGGGAGATCTTTCAGTCTGTGGGAAGATAATGCCAACAGCGTGACGCTGCCCCAGCCGCGTGAGGCTGCTCT of Vidua macroura isolate BioBank_ID:100142 chromosome 5, ASM2450914v1, whole genome shotgun sequence contains these proteins:
- the CBX6 gene encoding chromobox protein homolog 6 isoform X1, which gives rise to MELSAVGERVFAAESIIKRRIRKGRIEYLVKWKGWAIKYSTWEPEENILDSRLIAAFEQKERERELYGPKKRGPKPKTFLLKARAQAEALHIGDVHFSVKPGSSTSSPKLHSSAAVHRLKKDIRRCHRMSRRPLPRPDPQNGGSVGGGAGIRPPVSPFSETVRIINRKVKPREPKRSRIILNLKVIDKGGKPANGAGGLARPKIPSRNRVIGKSKKFSESVLRTQIRHMKFGTFSLYNKQSAAPTPSPEGKGEAEGSQAASCGLIMGSAPYDAPSSSSSGCPSPAPHSSSDPDDSPPKLLPETLSPAIPDWRESEVLDLSIPPESAATSKRSPSGGCSGGQTPSLSLSSSDPEQEAGDWRPEMSPCSNVVVTDVTSNLLTVTIKEFCNAEDFEKVAAGSGGGASK
- the CBX6 gene encoding chromobox protein homolog 6 isoform X2 — encoded protein: MELSAVGERVFAAESIIKRRIRKGRIEYLVKWKGWAIKYSTWEPEENILDSRLIAAFEQKERERELYGPKKRGPKPKTFLLKPGSSTSSPKLHSSAAVHRLKKDIRRCHRMSRRPLPRPDPQNGGSVGGGAGIRPPVSPFSETVRIINRKVKPREPKRSRIILNLKVIDKGGKPANGAGGLARPKIPSRNRVIGKSKKFSESVLRTQIRHMKFGTFSLYNKQSAAPTPSPEGKGEAEGSQAASCGLIMGSAPYDAPSSSSSGCPSPAPHSSSDPDDSPPKLLPETLSPAIPDWRESEVLDLSIPPESAATSKRSPSGGCSGGQTPSLSLSSSDPEQEAGDWRPEMSPCSNVVVTDVTSNLLTVTIKEFCNAEDFEKVAAGSGGGASK